A window of Cellulomonas sp. SLBN-39 genomic DNA:
ATGGCGCTCGGGGTGCCCGTGCTGAGCACGGCGCGCGCCGGACGCAGCCTCGGGTGGCAGCCCGCCCGGACGGGCCACGAGGCCCTCGCCGAGCTGGTCGAGGGCATCGCCGCCGGCGCCGGCACCGCGAGCCCCCCGATGCGCGCGCGGTGGCGGCTGTGACCGGCGAGCACCCCCACGTCCTGGGCGACCCGGACGCACCCGTGACGGTCGTGGAGTTCGGCGACCTCGAGTGCCCGTACTGCGCCGAGGCGGCACCCGTGCTGCGCCGCCTCGTGGAGGAGTCCGACGGCCGGGTCCGCCTCGTGTGGCGGCACTTCCCCCTGTTCCAGGTGCACCCGCACGCGCTCGCGGCCGCGCTCGCCGCGGAGGCCGCCGGCGCCCACGGGCTGTTCTGGCCCATGCAGGAGCTCCTGCTGGCGCGTCAGGACCGGCTCACCGAGGCCGACCTGCGCGCCTATGCGACCGAGCTCGGCCTCGACCCCGACGACGTCGTCGGCGACGGTGCCCAGCAGTGGGCGCCGCGGGTGCAGGCGGACTACGCCGAGGGCCTCGCGCACGACGTGCACGGCACCCCCGTCGTCTTCGTCGACGGCGTCCGCCAGCGCGGCCGTCCCACCCTCGACGGCCTGCGGGCCGTCGTCGACGCGGTCTGACCGGCGTGGTGCCCGGGGACCGCCGGCGCGGACCTGCGCCCGCGAGGCGGCAGGATGGGGGAGTGAGCACCCCCGCCGCCCGCACCGCAGCCCCGCGCGACGCCGCCCCCGGCCCCGCCGTGCCCCGCACCGCGCTCGTCACCGGCGCCGGTCGCGGCATCGGCCGCGAGCTCGCCCTCGCGCTCGCGCGCGCCGGGTGGGCCGTCGGACTCGTCGGGCGCACCCGCAGCCACCTCGACGACGTCGCGGAGCAGATCCGCGAGGACGACGGGCACGCGGTCGTCGCCGCCGCCGATCTCGTCGACGCCGCCGCGGTCGCCGCGGCCGTCACGCACGTCGAGACGGGACTGGCCGGCGGCATCGGCCTGCTCGTCAACAACGCCGGCGTGATCGAGGACGAGGAGCTGCCCTTCGCCGCGGCGGACGTGGAGGACGTCTGGCGCGTCGTCGAGACGAACGTCCGCGGCCCCCTGCTGGTCACCCACGCCGTGCTGCCCGGCATGCTCGCCCGCGGGTCCGGCCGCGTGCTCAACGTGAACTCCGGCTCCGGA
This region includes:
- a CDS encoding thioredoxin domain-containing protein; translation: MTGEHPHVLGDPDAPVTVVEFGDLECPYCAEAAPVLRRLVEESDGRVRLVWRHFPLFQVHPHALAAALAAEAAGAHGLFWPMQELLLARQDRLTEADLRAYATELGLDPDDVVGDGAQQWAPRVQADYAEGLAHDVHGTPVVFVDGVRQRGRPTLDGLRAVVDAV
- a CDS encoding SDR family oxidoreductase, coding for MSTPAARTAAPRDAAPGPAVPRTALVTGAGRGIGRELALALARAGWAVGLVGRTRSHLDDVAEQIREDDGHAVVAAADLVDAAAVAAAVTHVETGLAGGIGLLVNNAGVIEDEELPFAAADVEDVWRVVETNVRGPLLVTHAVLPGMLARGSGRVLNVNSGSGHRAQPTYTGYTISKGALARFTTQLDHQYRDAGIRVLDLAPGVVATAMTAAMPVHAGRTAWTDPADVAALALGFAAGDLDDLSGRFVRAGVDTVASLREHAAAIVDADARTLRLATWGADDPIV